One window of the Streptomyces asoensis genome contains the following:
- a CDS encoding glycoside hydrolase family 3 C-terminal domain-containing protein translates to MTAHTPPTPPFRDPQLPFAKRIDDLLSRLTPEEKVSFLHQFAPAVERLGIAAFRTGQEALHGVAWMGPATVFPQAVGLGATWNTDLVRRVGEAVSKEVRAMRARDERVGLNVWSPTVNLLRHPLWGRNEEGYSEDPRLTSAIATAYTHGLRGDHPTYWRTAPVLKHWLAHNNETGRDVTSSSVRPRVLHEYDLRAFRGCVEAGAVAGVMPAYNLVNGRPNHVSPYLREQLRAWTDEELLVCSDAGAPSNLVDSEHYFDTHEEATAAALVAGVDSFTDHGTDSSQIVARVEGALEQGLLTRADVDAAVRRQLSVRFRLGEFDPHYDPHAGTGEFDSPAHRTLAGEAAEQAIVLLRNDGVLPLAADTRIAVVGLLADECKLDWYSGTLLHRSTPLEGLYERFGAERVEFAEGVDRVLLKTSAGTFLKVPTAPEATDEVRGAEGALDPALLAGRTDLPPLTTDATGTELALVDWGEGVLTLRAPDGRYLSVAEDGYLRASADQPGGWVVQETFRLEPQANADGDTHGNSHGNGHLLLHLGTGRPVCVAADGVRVAGPDEKNPEVVEVIVVESGEDAVTRVTAGADVVVVVAGNDPHINGRETEDRTTLRLPAHQERLLAAARAANARTVLALVSAYPYAIEPGPLSAVLWTAHGGQAAGTALARVLAGDVSPAGRLPQTWYADDADLPDLLDYDVIGARQTYLYFEGTPLFPFGHGLSYASFSYADLAVRVEDGTARVSCTVTNTGDLTADEVAQLYTRAVDPSVTRPRRELLDHRRVTLAPGASAELSFDVPLSAFAFWDVAQGRWRLESGPYDLLVGASSTDVRLRTTVTLEGEPSAPRPVRRRGLEAADFDEQSGVEIADRTKVSGDAVTPVAGGTGELLYRACDFGTGAGTTGVTVTVAGSGTVELSLDGGPTLATLTVAASTPGPYDYVTVDAALTAGGVHDLRLGLRGPLRLAHVGFSG, encoded by the coding sequence GTGACCGCACACACGCCGCCCACGCCGCCTTTCCGCGATCCGCAGCTGCCGTTCGCGAAGCGCATCGACGATCTGCTGTCCCGGCTGACCCCCGAGGAGAAGGTCTCCTTCCTGCACCAGTTCGCACCCGCCGTCGAGCGGCTCGGCATCGCCGCCTTCCGTACCGGCCAGGAGGCGCTGCACGGCGTCGCCTGGATGGGCCCGGCGACGGTGTTCCCGCAGGCCGTGGGCCTGGGCGCGACCTGGAACACCGACCTGGTACGCCGGGTCGGCGAGGCGGTGTCCAAGGAGGTCCGGGCGATGCGCGCCCGCGACGAGCGGGTGGGCCTGAACGTCTGGTCGCCCACCGTCAACCTGCTGCGCCACCCCCTGTGGGGCCGGAACGAGGAGGGTTACTCCGAGGACCCCCGGCTGACCTCCGCCATCGCCACCGCCTACACGCACGGTCTGCGTGGCGATCATCCGACGTACTGGCGCACAGCCCCGGTCCTCAAGCACTGGCTGGCCCACAACAACGAGACCGGCCGGGACGTCACCTCGTCCTCGGTCCGCCCGCGCGTGCTGCACGAGTACGATCTGCGCGCCTTCCGCGGCTGCGTCGAGGCGGGCGCGGTGGCCGGGGTGATGCCGGCGTACAACCTGGTCAACGGCCGCCCCAACCATGTCTCGCCGTATCTGCGCGAGCAGCTGCGCGCCTGGACCGACGAGGAGCTGCTGGTCTGCTCGGACGCGGGCGCGCCCTCCAACCTGGTGGACTCCGAGCACTACTTCGACACCCACGAGGAGGCGACGGCGGCCGCGCTCGTGGCCGGCGTGGACAGCTTCACCGACCACGGCACGGACAGCTCGCAGATCGTCGCCCGGGTCGAGGGCGCCCTGGAGCAGGGCCTGCTGACCCGGGCCGACGTCGACGCGGCGGTCCGCCGCCAGCTCTCGGTCCGGTTCCGGCTGGGCGAGTTCGACCCGCACTACGACCCGCACGCCGGCACCGGCGAGTTCGACTCCCCGGCCCATCGCACCCTCGCCGGGGAGGCCGCCGAGCAGGCGATCGTCCTGCTGCGCAACGACGGTGTGCTGCCGCTGGCCGCCGACACCCGGATCGCGGTGGTCGGCCTGCTGGCCGACGAGTGCAAGCTCGACTGGTACAGCGGCACGCTGCTGCACCGCTCCACCCCTCTGGAGGGCCTGTACGAGCGGTTCGGCGCCGAGCGCGTGGAGTTCGCGGAGGGCGTGGACCGGGTCCTGCTCAAGACCTCCGCGGGGACGTTCCTGAAGGTCCCCACCGCCCCCGAGGCCACCGACGAGGTGCGCGGCGCCGAGGGCGCCCTCGACCCGGCGCTGCTCGCGGGCCGCACCGACCTCCCGCCGCTGACCACGGACGCGACCGGTACGGAGCTCGCGCTCGTCGACTGGGGCGAGGGCGTGCTGACGCTGCGCGCGCCCGACGGGCGCTACCTCTCCGTCGCCGAGGACGGCTACCTGCGCGCCTCCGCCGACCAGCCCGGCGGCTGGGTCGTCCAGGAGACGTTCCGCCTGGAACCGCAGGCGAACGCCGACGGGGACACGCACGGGAACAGCCACGGGAACGGTCACCTCCTGCTGCATCTGGGCACGGGTCGCCCTGTCTGTGTCGCCGCCGACGGCGTCAGGGTTGCCGGGCCGGACGAGAAGAATCCCGAGGTCGTCGAGGTCATCGTCGTCGAATCCGGCGAAGACGCAGTGACCCGCGTCACGGCCGGGGCCGACGTGGTCGTGGTCGTGGCGGGCAACGACCCGCACATCAACGGCCGGGAGACCGAGGACCGCACCACGCTGCGGCTGCCGGCCCACCAGGAGCGGCTGCTGGCGGCCGCCCGGGCGGCGAACGCGCGCACGGTGCTGGCCCTGGTGTCGGCGTACCCGTACGCGATCGAGCCGGGGCCGCTGTCCGCGGTGCTGTGGACGGCGCACGGCGGCCAGGCCGCGGGCACCGCTCTCGCGCGGGTCCTGGCCGGTGACGTCTCCCCGGCCGGACGCCTCCCGCAGACCTGGTACGCCGACGACGCCGATCTGCCCGACCTCCTCGACTACGACGTGATCGGCGCCCGGCAGACGTACCTCTACTTCGAGGGCACCCCGCTGTTCCCGTTCGGGCACGGCCTGTCCTACGCGTCGTTCTCCTACGCGGACCTGGCGGTGCGCGTCGAGGACGGCACGGCGCGCGTCTCCTGCACGGTCACCAACACGGGGGACCTGACGGCCGACGAGGTCGCCCAGCTCTACACCCGCGCCGTGGACCCCTCGGTCACCCGGCCGCGCCGCGAGCTGCTCGACCACCGCCGCGTCACGCTCGCCCCGGGCGCGAGCGCGGAGCTCTCCTTCGACGTCCCGCTGTCCGCCTTCGCCTTCTGGGACGTGGCGCAGGGCCGATGGCGTCTGGAGTCCGGCCCTTACGACCTCCTGGTCGGCGCGTCCAGCACGGACGTCCGGCTGCGGACGACCGTCACGCTCGAGGGCGAACCGTCCGCCCCGCGCCCGGTCCGCCGCCGCGGTCTGGAGGCCGCCGACTTCGACGAGCAGAGCGGCGTCGAGATCGCCGACCGTACGAAGGTGTCGGGCGACGCGGTGACGCCGGTGGCGGGCGGGACGGGCGAACTGCTCTACCGGGCCTGCGACTTCGGCACGGGCGCCGGCACGACGGGCGTGACGGTGACGGTGGCCGGCTCGGGCACGGTGGAACTGTCGCTCGACGGCGGCCCGACCCTGGCCACGCTGACGGTCGCCGCGTCCACGCCGGGACCGTACGACTACGTCACCGTCGACGCGGCCCTCACCGCCGGCGGCGTCCACGATCTGCGCCTCGGACTGCGCGGCCCACTGCGGCTGGCGCACGTCGGCTTCTCCGGTTGA